DNA sequence from the Paenibacillus azoreducens genome:
CGGGTGGATCGGGATCGTCACCGGGATTTTCGAAGTAACCAGCGCGGGGATATCGGCGGCAATCATCTTCTCCTTTTTGGCCGCTTTGCTTGTCCGTCCACGTGGGTAAGCCAAAACATTCCAGCATGCGGCAGAATCAGCGGGGCTGTCCAAAGGCAAAGATTTATGCCTGGGGAGAGCCTCTTTTGCATGAGCAAAAGCTGCAGCTGGTTCCCGATTTTTTTACAGAGAGAATCTGTTGAGGTATACTACGAATTTAGGAGTCTTGCACAATGTACTTCGCACGAATAAATCATGTACAATGTAAGATATATGTTTCTTAAGATCTCAGGAAGCATAAACTTCCGGGAAGAGCATCCTGATACCGCAGGAAAAGCATCCCCTAAACGAGTCTGTCTTCTTACAGAGTCGGCGATGAACGTTTTTCATATCTCAAAATTTAACATTCATATTTTTGGTAAGCGATTCCAATTTATATGAAAATAGCATGTTACAAGGAGGCAAGGATCTATGCCCGTAAGCAGCGAATCCCTGCAAACCGTTTCAGCCATAAGAACCAATCTTGAATCCTGCATTTTAGGCAAAAGCTTTGAAATCCAGCTACTGCTTACAGCACTTCTTGCAGAAGGGCATATCCTGATCGAAGACGTGCCAGGTACAGGCAAAACCCAAATGATCAAAGCGCTGGCCAAGTCCATGAACGGCGATTACCGCCGGGTTCAGTGCAATCCTGATATTCTTCCGAGCGATATAACGGGCGTATCCGTATTCCATCCGCGCGAAGAACGTTTCTTTTTCCGTCCGGGTCCGGTTATGACCAATATTTTGCTGGCGGATGAAATCAACCGCGCCACGACAAAAACGCAATCGGCGCTGCTTGAAGTGATGGAAGAACGGAATGTGACGGTGGATGGAGAGACATACGAGCTGCCCAAGCCTTTTATGCTTTGCGCCACCCAGAATCCGATTGATTTCGAGGGAACCTATATGCTTCCGGAAGCCCAGCTAGACCGTTTCATGATGAAGATCAGCATGGG
Encoded proteins:
- a CDS encoding AAA family ATPase, whose protein sequence is MPVSSESLQTVSAIRTNLESCILGKSFEIQLLLTALLAEGHILIEDVPGTGKTQMIKALAKSMNGDYRRVQCNPDILPSDITGVSVFHPREERFFFRPGPVMTNILLADEINRATTKTQSALLEVMEERNVTVDGETYELPKPFMLCATQNPIDFEGTYMLPEAQLDRFMMKISMGYPDAATERNLLRQHKTGQPVDQLQPVANMHQIAEMQKEIRNIFIDDAVTDYLLKIVRATRQHPAVLLGASPRASLSLMMAGKAYAFIQQRDYVLPDDIKILSPYVLSHRIVMRPESRLDNVNAESVVKNILQQVHVPVALER